The sequence CCGCGACCCGGGTGGGCTCCCGGCACGGCCGCCCGGTGGTGCTGGTGGTGGACGCGGCCGCGATGGCCGCCGCGGGCCACGAGTTCCGGGTGAGCGACAACGGGGTCTGGCTGACGGACGCGGTGCCGCCGGAGTACCTCTCCCGGCCTCTTTGAGGCGTGTCCGCCGACCCGGTCTCGTCGCCCGGCCCCTCCGGGCGTACCGTGAGGTGGCCGTGCGGCGAGGCGCGCGGGTGCGTGGACGAGGGCGGTAGGGACATGGGCAAGAGCACCGGGGCCGGACAGGTCCACCGGATCACGGGGGCCCGCAGCAGCCTCACCGAGGACGTCCGGGGCCGCCAGCGCCGCTACGTGGCGTCGATGCTGCTGCGGACGGTCTGCGTCCTGCTCGCCGTGGTGCTGTGGGACGTGCAGCGGTGGCTGGCGCTCGCGGCACTGGCGGGCGGGGTGCTGCTGCCGTACTTCGCGGTGCTGCTCGCCAACGCCGGCCGGGAGCGCGCGCCGGGCCTGCCGTCCACCTTCGACGTACCGCCGGAGACGCCGCTGATGCTGGGCCCCGGGGGCACCGGTGGACGAGGGGCGAATGTGACTCACGGTGCCGACGGGGCGGGCCGTGTGCCCACCGATCCTTCACAGAATCAGAGCTGAGCGCCCGCTTTGCCCGGCTTTCCCTCGTTTGCCTGAGCGGAAAGCTCAAAAGAACCTCAGATTAATCATGCAAGACCTCCCCATACCCGGTCCCTACCGTGACATACTGCGTACGCGCTCCGCATCCCCCGTCGGAGCGACGGACCGACGCCGGGCGGCTCCCCCCGTGGCTGCCCGGCGTCGCCATGTGTTCTCCCGGTCCGGCTCCCCCGCCCTCCTCCCGGGAGGAACGGCTCCGGAGCGTGACAGACTGGCGGTGACCATCCCCCGCCGATCACGTGCCGATCCGCCGCCGACCGCCCCGAGGACGACTCCGATGCTGCTCCCCGACGCCCCTCAGCCGCAGAGCCCGATCTGCTCCGCCAAGGGCTGCCGCGCGGACGCCGTCTGGGTCCTGGTCTGGAACAACCCCAAGCTGCACACCCCGGACCGCCGCAAGACCTGGCTCGCCTGCGACGAGCACCGCGAGCACCTCTCCCAGTTCCTGGGCGTCCGCGGTTTCCTCAAGGAGGTCCTCCCCTTCGCCGGGTGGACCCCCGACGCGGGCTGAGCCCCGACGCGGGCCGAGCCTCCGGGGACCCCGCGCCAGAGCTTGACCCGGCCCTTCGGAACGGGCTTCAGCCGCCGATCGCCGACATCGGGCGGTCGGGCTGATGGAACTCCGGGCTGTCGATCCCGGCGCCGGCCTTCTTGCCCCACATCGCCGTACGCCAGCGGGCGGCCAGTTCGGCGTCGTCGGCGCCGGAGCGCAGGGCGGCGCGCAGATCGGTCTCGCCGGTGGCGAAGAGGCAGTCGCGGATCTGGCCGTCGGCGGTGAGCCGGGTGCGGTCGCAGGCGCGGCAGAACGGACGGGTCACCGAGGCGATCACCCCGACCCGGCCCGGCCCGCCGTCCACCAGCCAGCGTTCGGCGGGGGCCGCGCCCCGGGCCGAGGACGGTTCGGGGGTGAGGTCGAAGCGGGCGGACAGCCGCTCCAGGATCTCCTCGGCGGTGATCATCGAGGAGCGGTCCCAGCCGTGCTGGGCGTCCAGCGGCATCTGCTCGATGAACCGCA comes from Streptomyces sp. TLI_053 and encodes:
- a CDS encoding DUF3099 domain-containing protein, producing MGKSTGAGQVHRITGARSSLTEDVRGRQRRYVASMLLRTVCVLLAVVLWDVQRWLALAALAGGVLLPYFAVLLANAGRERAPGLPSTFDVPPETPLMLGPGGTGGRGANVTHGADGAGRVPTDPSQNQS